From Scytonema millei VB511283:
TGTGGCGCGGCTCCCATGTAGTTCTACACAAGGGACTTACTCCTGGCGAATTATTAGTATTTATGACTTATTTAAAAAATGCTTTTGAACCGATGCGAAAACTTTCCACTCAAGTCGGGCAGATTGCTAAAGCGACGGCTTCTGGTGAAAGGGTGGTGGAGTTATTGGACTACGAACCCAACGTGCGTGACTTACCAGGGGCAAAAAAAGCACATCCTTTCTTTGGGGCAATCCGGTTTGAAAATGTCTCTTTTGGCTACAGTACAGGTAAGGAAATCTTAAAAAATGTTAGCTTTGCCGTTCAGCCAGGGCAACAAGTAGCGGTGGTGGGTCCTTCTGGAAGCGGTAAATCGACTCTTTTGAGTTTAATTCTCCGCCTGTATGACCCTGATTCCGGTCGAATTTTAATTGACAGTCAAGATTTACGCGAATACACCCTAGATTCCCTGCGGCAGCAAATTAGCGTAGTTTTGCAAGATAGCGTTTTGTTTGCAGTTAGCGTACAAGAAAATATTGCTTACGGGAAACTAGGATCTTCTCGCAAAGAAGTAGAGCAAGCCGCCCGTCTTGCTAATGCTCATGAATTCATCATGCAACTGCCTCAAGGCTACGATACAGTTTTGGGCGAACGGGGTGGAACGCTATCGGGCGGACAAAGACAAAGAATTGCGATCGCCCGGGCGGCGATCCGTCAAGCACCGATTGTGATTCTGGACGAACCGACTACGGGATTAGACAGTGCTAGCGAACAAATTGTCAACGCAGCCTTAGAAAAACTTACTGAGGAGCGGACGACATTTACAATCTCCCACAATCTCAGAGCAGTGCAACACGCAGATATCATCCTCTATGTTGAGGGAGGCAGCATTTTAGAACAGGGGACGCATAGCGAACTGATGCGTCTGGGCGGACATTATGCCACCTTGTACCAGATGCAAAGCATTATTGATAGCGAGCAAACAGGAGATACTTATGCGATCGAAGCATGAGGAAAATCGAGCAACCCGCGTTATTTTAGTACGCCACGGGCAGAGTACTTACAATGCCCTCGGTCTCTACCAAGGTAGCAGCGATGAGTCAGTATTAACTGAAGTAGGGCGTAGCGACGCGCGTTTAACTGGCGATTTTCTCAAAGGAGTAGTATTTGATGCTATCTACTCCAGTTCTTTAAAACGGGTGCAGGAAACTGCCAAAGAGATTGTGAGAGTCATCTCCCCCCATATCCAAATAAGGGTGACAGACAAGTTACGCGAAACCGATCTCCCGGCATGGCAAGGATTGTCATTTCAATACGTGCGCGAAAACTTCGCCCAGGAATATCGCCTTTGGAAGCAACACCCCCATTTATTCGAGATGGAGTTACGTGCTGTCGGTGAGACAGTAGGCAGACAAAGGGAGAAGAGAGCTGGGGAAGTTGGGGAAGCAACTCAAAATTCAAAATTCAAAATTCAAAATTCAAAATTCATTCCGAATTCTCCCCACTACACCCCACACCCCACACCCTACACCCCGTCAACCGTCAACTGTCAACCGTCTTCACGCAGTGTAGCGTCAACCGTCAACCGTCAACTGTCAACCATCAACTGTCAACCCCAAAAATTCTTTCCCGCTCTCGATTTATATCAAAGGGTGCGAGAGTTTTGGCAAGAAATATTACCGCGCCACAGGGGACAAACCGTTTTACTCGTGACTCATGGCGGAACCAACCGCGCCTTGATAAGCACGGCTTTGGGAATTAAACCCGATCGCTATCATTGCATTCAGCAGTCTAACTGCGGCATCAGCGTTCTAAATTTTCCTGACGGTTTTCTGGAGTCAGGGCAATTGGAAGCAATGAATTTAAATACTCATGTAGGAGAACACTTACCCAAGCCTCAAGAAGGGGGTAAAGGTTTACGGCTGTTGCTCGTACCTTCTGGGACAAATGCAGTACAAACTCAAAGCATAGCTAAGTTTCTTAAACAAGTGCGAATCGACTTTAGCCTCAATAGCATACTTGACTCCTACCACATTACGGTGCAACAAATTCTGCAACACCATCCAGAAACGGTACAGTTTGAGGTATTGCGAGAAGATATTCCTGAAGCTTGGCAAACAGTCATTAGTAAAAGAAGTAAGACTAGTTCCGAGCAATTGACGACTGGTTTAGTTATGGCAAGTGAAGATGCGATCGCTCGTTTAATCGGTCATATTTTCGGTACAAATTCAAATAGTTCTGAACGAATATTAGTTAAAAAAGGAACGATAAGTTGTTTGCAATATCCAGGCGATCGCCATCCACTAATTTTACAGGCAATGAATATTTTAACTAATCAAAATGACTTGATTCATAAATCAGATTTAGGGTGGTCAATGTCCAACACAATAACTTTTTAATCGAGGAATAAACAACTCACAAACAACTAATGATCGACGACCAATAACTAATGGAAAAAACCATGAAAATCGCATTTATTGTCTGGCGCTTTCCAGTTTTATCAGAAGCCTTTATTCTGAATCAAATTACTGGTTTGATCGATCGCGGTCATGATGTCCGCATCCATCCAGTTAATGGATTGCCTAAAAACTATACGGGTAAGATACACCCCGTGGTTGAAGAATATCAGTTAATGAAACGTACTTATTTTCCGCCAACAGTACCAGAAAAGTTTTTTCCTCGTCTGATTAAAGGATTAGGTTTATTTCTGAAAAATTTGAATCGAGGTTCTTGGAAAACATTACAATTTTTTCAACCTGGTAAATATGATGCAGAAGTTGCGACTTTAAAATCTTTTTATAGAACTATAGCGCTACTTCAAAATGGTTCGTATGACATCATTCATTGTCAATTCGGTACGCTAGCGCCAATTGCTCTGGCTTATCGCGATGCTAACATTCTTCAAGGTAAGCTAATCACTACATTTCGCGGTATTGATATTAGTAAATACGTTCAAGAAAATGGTATTACTGTCTACGACCAACTTTTTAGGGAAGGTGAGTTTTTCTTAGCAAATTGCGAATTTTTCCGCGATCGCGCGATAAGTTTAGGCTGCGATCCAACAAGAATTGTCGTTCATGGTTCAGGGTTGGATTGTAGTAAATTTACTTTTAAGCCACGTCATTTTCCCACTAACGGAAAAATCAAAATTGTCACAACAGGACGCTTAGTAGAAAAGAAAGGAATAGAATACGGTATTCGTGCCATTGCTAAGTTAGTCAAGACCTACTCAAATCTTGAATACAATATTATTGGTGACGGTGACTTAAAAGCCTACTTCGAGCAATTGATTACCGAATTAAATGTCGGTCATGTTGTTAAATTACTCGGTTGGAAGCAGCAAAAAGAAATTATCGAAATTCTCAATGATTGTCATATTTTTATGGCTCCTAGCGTCACGGCATCCGATGGCAATCAAGATGCACCAGTTAATACTTTAAAAGAAGCAATGGCAATGGGATTACCTGTTATTAGTACTAGACATGGTGGCATTCCAGAATTAGTTCAAAATGGCATATCTGGATTCTTAGTTCCAGAGCGCGATGCTGATGCGATCGCTACAAAACTCGAATTTCTAATCGAACATCCTGAAGTTTGGCAAAGCATGGGAAAAGCTGGTCGAGAGCAAGTAGAAGCGAAATACGATATGAACAAATTGAACGATGAGTTAGTAGCAATCTACGAGCAAATGTTAAATGAAAAATTAAATCGAAAAACTTCAATCCAGAACCTTCAAAAACTAATGCATGTTTAGAGCGAGATTTTTACAAAATAAAACTTTTACTCAATATGAAAATTGCATTTTTTGTTGCTCGATTTCCCGTTCTATCAGAGCCATTTATTCTGAATCAAATTGTTGGTGCGATTGAGCGCGGTCATGAAGTTGATATTTATTCCCTAGATGGCGCTCCCAAAGATCTATCTAAAGTGCATCCTTTAGTCGAACAATATCAACTATTAGAACGAACTTTTTACGCACCCAATCGACCGGATAACGAGCTATGGCGTTGGCTGAAAGGTTTAAGTTTACTTGCAGTTAATTTCTACAAAAATCCTGCGGTCTGTTTGCAATTATTGAATACTTCTCGATACTTGAGTCAAGCAAAATCGCTGAAACTACTTTATCGAGCTATGCCATTCTTAAATAAGAAAACGTACGACATTATTCACTGTCAATTTAGCACTTTGGGAGTGTTTGGCGTGTGGTTTCGTCAACTTGGATTAATTGAAGGAAAATTAATCTCTACTTTTCGAGGCGCAGATATTAGTAAATTCTTACCCAAGTGGGGCGATCGCATTTATCAAGAAGTCTTTCAAGAAACAGATTTTTTCTTAGCAAACTGTGAGTTTTTTAAAAACAAAGCAGTTGCCTTAGGATGCGATTCAAACAAGATCCACGTCCACGGTTCGGGAATTGATTGTAGTAAGTTTGCTTACAAACCTCGATTTTGTCCTGCTGATGGCAAAGTGAAAATTGCGACGACTGGACGTTTGGTAGAAAAGAAAGGAATTGAGTATGCGATCGCCGCAGTTGCCAAAGTTGCTCAAACTCACCCAAATGTTGAATACTACATTATTGGCGATGGAGAGTTAAAAACAGATTTAGAGCAATTAATTGCTGGGTTGAATGCCGATCGGTTTATCAAATTATTAGGCTGGAAACAACAAAAAGAAATTGTTGAAGTTCTCGATACTTGTCATATTTTTATGGCTCCTAGCGTCACTGGAGCTGATGGTAATCAAGATGCACCAGTCAATACTTTAAAAGAAGCAATGGCGATGGGATTACCTGTTATTAGTACTTTCCACGGTGGCATTCCCGAACTAGTAGAAGATGGCGTATCTGGGTTTTTAGTTCCAGAACGAGATGTTGAGGCGATCGCGCAAAAATTAAACTACCTAATCAAACATCCAGAACTTTGGCAACAAATCGGTTTATCTGGTCGAGCGCAAGTAGAAGCAAAATATGATATGGACAAGTTAAACGATGAATTAATTGAAATTTATCAACAGGTATTAGATTCAAAATCACCTCAAAAAACCGTAAAGAAACGTAGTTTGGTAATCACGACAAATCGTTAGAATGGAGGAATAGATTGTAATGAAACCTATAGTGACAATCGTTGTTGTACCTCGCGAGCGTTTTAGCTGTACTCAAGCATCTCTAGAAAGCATTTACGCACACACTGATTTTCCCTTCAAGTTAATTTATGTTGATGGCAATTCTCCAGCAAAAGTACGACGATATTTAGAAACTCAAGCCCAAGAGAAGCAATTTGAAATTATTCGGACGAATTACTATCTTTCTCCCAACCACGCACGCAACATCGGTTTGAGTCGGGTCGATACTAAATATTTAGTCTTTGTTGATAACGATGTCATAGTTTCTCCAGGCTGGTTAACCGCTTTAGTTAATTGTGCTGAAGAAACAGGAGCAACTGTGGTTGGTCCTTTAATGTGTGAAAAGCAACCTATCCACCAAAGAGTTCACTTTGCTGGTGGAGAAAGTCGTGTTGTCACTGATGTGAAAGGTAGACGACATCTACGCGAAAAAATGTACAAACAAGGACATAACGCGGTAGAATTGCGTCCTCAATTGAAACGAACTCAAACTGAATTAGCAGAATTTCATTGCACTTTAGTCCGCCGAGAAATCTTCGATCGCATTGGCTATCTTGATGAAGCTATGCTCAACACCAAAGAACACCTTGACTTTTGCATGACTGTAGCGCAAGTGGGAGGTACGGTCTATTTTGAGCCAGAGAGTTTAGTCACCTACGTACCGGGTCCACCTCTAGAATGGACGGATCTGCATTTTTATATGCTGCGTTGGAGTGACGCTTGGACTTTAGGCAGCTTACAACGCCTGCGCGAAAAGTGGAATTTATCGGAAGACGGTTATTTCCAAACCAAGTATAAAAAATTGGGGGTCAGACGCATTGCCACAATTATTAAACCCTTCGTGCGTCAGGTAAGTTTTGGGTTTGAGAATAAGCCGTTGAAGAGAACCATGAAAAAACTCGACCGAAAATTCAACCGCTATCTGAGCGATCGCTATGCCAAAATGCTGCCACAACGTAAACTGGAACTACCACCAATTCAGAAAGCAACTGTACCACCAGAGTTGGCTAAAGCGTGAATAAAATTGGTAATGGGTAGTTGATAGTTGGTAGTTGACGGTTGACAGTTGACGCGCTCCGCTACATGCCGTGAAGACGGTTAATGCTCCTCTGTTCTCTTCCCCCGACTCCCGACTCCCGACTCCCGACTCCCGACTCCCGACTCCCGAATCTTCACACCTGAATCTTCACACCTGAAAAATAACTGAAAGATTATTGGCTGGCATGGCATAAGTTTTAATTAAGGAAAGATTTTCGCTGCGTGCAACTGCGACAACATCATCTAGGTCGCGCACGCCCCATTCTGGATTTTGTGCTTGTAAACTTTCATCAAAAGCAGCATTGCTAGGTGCAGTATGCTGACCCGCCTGTTTGAAGGGTCCGTACAAGTACAAAATACCCCCTGGTGGCAAAATTCGCCTTGCTCCTGCCATCAATCCCAGACAAGCCGACCAAGGGGCAATATGAATCATGTTAATGTTGGCGATCGCGACAATTGGATCGCGCTGGAAATCTATACCATGTAAAGATTCTGGCAATTTGTCCCCTTCTACCACCCAAACCGGATCGCTAGCATCTAACGCCAGTGGTGGACATAAATTATTTGTCGGACAAGATTCTCGCCAAGCTGCAATACTCTCTCGTGCTAATGGATTTGGATCGGATGGAATCCAGTTGCGCGGGTGAAGGTGAGGGGCAAAATAAACTGCATGTTCTCCCGTACCACTGGAAACCTCTAACACCGTCCCTGTAGAAGGCAAAACTTGCAGCAGCACTTCTAGAATCGGCTTGCGGTTGCGTTGAGTAGCAGGAGCGTACTGTCGTCGGCTACTTGAATTGTTCATGCAGGTTATGGGGGCAACAGCTAGTGTAGTTCAGGAGTTACGAACTTGTAACCAGAGATCTCGATCCCCCCTAGCCCCCCTTAAAAAGGAGGGGAAAAATGCCCCCTTTTTAAGGGGGTTGGGGGATCTCATCTGCATAACTCCTCATAGCTAATTTTAATTATTTCAACATGAAATCTGTGCCAACAGTGCCGTACCATAAGCTGCCTCTGCGTGCGCTGACTGCGCCACAGGCACGCCTAAATGTCTAGCTCGAATTTGACTCCAAACAGCATTTTTCGCTCCGCCTCCAGCCGTGTAGACGCATCTCAAGGGAGTTGCTCCGAGCTGCTGCAATAATTGATATCCCCGTGCTTCGATCCGTGCCATACTCTCCAATAATCCGTGTAGAAACTCAACCGGATTTTCTGGACGGGGTTCTAGTCGCGGTGGCAAATGAGGATCGTTAATCGGAAAGCGATCGCCTGCTTTGAGTAAAGGATAGTAATCTAGAAGACTTTCGCGATCGGGATCGATCTGACCGCTCAGCGTTTCTAACTCTGCATCTGTAAAAAAGTGCCGTAACACAGCTCCACCAGTATTGGAAGCCCCACCAGTCAACCACAAATCGCCGAGTCGATGGCTGTAAATTCCAGATTGGGCATCTTCCACCCGCGTCTGACTGAGTAATTTGAGTACCAAAGTCGAACCCAACGATGTCACTGCTTCTCCAGGGGAGTTGGCTCCACTAGCTAGAAACGCAGCAATACTATCTGTCGTCCCAGCACGTACCACACAGCCTTGCGGCAACCCAAACCGCGATCGCACCTCTGCCGTCACCTCTCCTACAGGCGTGCCAGGAGCGAGTATCTGGGGCAAATTTGGCAGTGCAGGCAATTTCAACAACAATTTCAACAACCAGTCAGGATAACATAACTGTTCCACGTCATATCCCAACTTTAGAGCGTTATGATAGTCACTCACTCCTAGCTGTCCGTGTAATAGAAAACTGAGCCAGTCGGCTTGGTGTAGGAAATATATTTCCTCTTGTGAGGGAGTCGGGAGTCGGGAGTCGGGAGAGTGGCTAGTGGCTAGTGGCTGGTGGTTAGTGGCGCGTGGTTTTTCTTCCTCAGCCTCCTCAGCTCCCTCAGCTTTCTTCTGCCACCACAACAACTTTGCCAAACTGGACGTAGCGCCGATCGCAACGTGATGGGGAGGAGCGATCGCGCGTAACTCTTCCATGACGGCAATGCCGCGATCGTCGT
This genomic window contains:
- a CDS encoding glycosyltransferase translates to MKIAFFVARFPVLSEPFILNQIVGAIERGHEVDIYSLDGAPKDLSKVHPLVEQYQLLERTFYAPNRPDNELWRWLKGLSLLAVNFYKNPAVCLQLLNTSRYLSQAKSLKLLYRAMPFLNKKTYDIIHCQFSTLGVFGVWFRQLGLIEGKLISTFRGADISKFLPKWGDRIYQEVFQETDFFLANCEFFKNKAVALGCDSNKIHVHGSGIDCSKFAYKPRFCPADGKVKIATTGRLVEKKGIEYAIAAVAKVAQTHPNVEYYIIGDGELKTDLEQLIAGLNADRFIKLLGWKQQKEIVEVLDTCHIFMAPSVTGADGNQDAPVNTLKEAMAMGLPVISTFHGGIPELVEDGVSGFLVPERDVEAIAQKLNYLIKHPELWQQIGLSGRAQVEAKYDMDKLNDELIEIYQQVLDSKSPQKTVKKRSLVITTNR
- a CDS encoding DUF938 domain-containing protein; this translates as MNNSSSRRQYAPATQRNRKPILEVLLQVLPSTGTVLEVSSGTGEHAVYFAPHLHPRNWIPSDPNPLARESIAAWRESCPTNNLCPPLALDASDPVWVVEGDKLPESLHGIDFQRDPIVAIANINMIHIAPWSACLGLMAGARRILPPGGILYLYGPFKQAGQHTAPSNAAFDESLQAQNPEWGVRDLDDVVAVARSENLSLIKTYAMPANNLSVIFQV
- a CDS encoding ABC transporter ATP-binding protein, translating into MGQRPKEKDLRGVIPGLVRILRKFSPYIRKQRLTIIGAFFALLIETGLRLLEPWPLKYVFDNILIPAHNNSPNIPNIFGLNSVMLLTLSALAIVGITGLGSMAAYLSTYGMSLAVVEVLSEVRGQVFDRLQRLSLSFHQQHKSGDLITRVTADIEKMRLVTIKTALPLLTNIISLLGMLAIMYWLNWELALVATAIFPLLTLLTSKTIGRIRSFAKQHRDSEGVLAATTGETIGAIKVVQVLSLQEMLHSIFAAQNQKSLDEAIESLKLSAALERTVQVLMAVIIAAVLWRGSHVVLHKGLTPGELLVFMTYLKNAFEPMRKLSTQVGQIAKATASGERVVELLDYEPNVRDLPGAKKAHPFFGAIRFENVSFGYSTGKEILKNVSFAVQPGQQVAVVGPSGSGKSTLLSLILRLYDPDSGRILIDSQDLREYTLDSLRQQISVVLQDSVLFAVSVQENIAYGKLGSSRKEVEQAARLANAHEFIMQLPQGYDTVLGERGGTLSGGQRQRIAIARAAIRQAPIVILDEPTTGLDSASEQIVNAALEKLTEERTTFTISHNLRAVQHADIILYVEGGSILEQGTHSELMRLGGHYATLYQMQSIIDSEQTGDTYAIEA
- a CDS encoding glycosyltransferase family 2 protein, which translates into the protein MKPIVTIVVVPRERFSCTQASLESIYAHTDFPFKLIYVDGNSPAKVRRYLETQAQEKQFEIIRTNYYLSPNHARNIGLSRVDTKYLVFVDNDVIVSPGWLTALVNCAEETGATVVGPLMCEKQPIHQRVHFAGGESRVVTDVKGRRHLREKMYKQGHNAVELRPQLKRTQTELAEFHCTLVRREIFDRIGYLDEAMLNTKEHLDFCMTVAQVGGTVYFEPESLVTYVPGPPLEWTDLHFYMLRWSDAWTLGSLQRLREKWNLSEDGYFQTKYKKLGVRRIATIIKPFVRQVSFGFENKPLKRTMKKLDRKFNRYLSDRYAKMLPQRKLELPPIQKATVPPELAKA
- a CDS encoding histidine phosphatase family protein; translation: MRSKHEENRATRVILVRHGQSTYNALGLYQGSSDESVLTEVGRSDARLTGDFLKGVVFDAIYSSSLKRVQETAKEIVRVISPHIQIRVTDKLRETDLPAWQGLSFQYVRENFAQEYRLWKQHPHLFEMELRAVGETVGRQREKRAGEVGEATQNSKFKIQNSKFIPNSPHYTPHPTPYTPSTVNCQPSSRSVASTVNRQLSTINCQPQKFFPALDLYQRVREFWQEILPRHRGQTVLLVTHGGTNRALISTALGIKPDRYHCIQQSNCGISVLNFPDGFLESGQLEAMNLNTHVGEHLPKPQEGGKGLRLLLVPSGTNAVQTQSIAKFLKQVRIDFSLNSILDSYHITVQQILQHHPETVQFEVLREDIPEAWQTVISKRSKTSSEQLTTGLVMASEDAIARLIGHIFGTNSNSSERILVKKGTISCLQYPGDRHPLILQAMNILTNQNDLIHKSDLGWSMSNTITF
- a CDS encoding FGGY-family carbohydrate kinase; the protein is MISLGIDFGTSGARAVAIDATGETLAEAKHIFTGAELATAPAQWQTGLFCLLEQLPLELRQKIEAIAIDGTSSTVLLCDATGNPIVAPLLYNDDRGIAVMEELRAIAPPHHVAIGATSSLAKLLWWQKKAEGAEEAEEEKPRATNHQPLATSHSPDSRLPTPSQEEIYFLHQADWLSFLLHGQLGVSDYHNALKLGYDVEQLCYPDWLLKLLLKLPALPNLPQILAPGTPVGEVTAEVRSRFGLPQGCVVRAGTTDSIAAFLASGANSPGEAVTSLGSTLVLKLLSQTRVEDAQSGIYSHRLGDLWLTGGASNTGGAVLRHFFTDAELETLSGQIDPDRESLLDYYPLLKAGDRFPINDPHLPPRLEPRPENPVEFLHGLLESMARIEARGYQLLQQLGATPLRCVYTAGGGAKNAVWSQIRARHLGVPVAQSAHAEAAYGTALLAQISC
- a CDS encoding colanic acid biosynthesis glycosyltransferase WcaL, whose product is MKIAFIVWRFPVLSEAFILNQITGLIDRGHDVRIHPVNGLPKNYTGKIHPVVEEYQLMKRTYFPPTVPEKFFPRLIKGLGLFLKNLNRGSWKTLQFFQPGKYDAEVATLKSFYRTIALLQNGSYDIIHCQFGTLAPIALAYRDANILQGKLITTFRGIDISKYVQENGITVYDQLFREGEFFLANCEFFRDRAISLGCDPTRIVVHGSGLDCSKFTFKPRHFPTNGKIKIVTTGRLVEKKGIEYGIRAIAKLVKTYSNLEYNIIGDGDLKAYFEQLITELNVGHVVKLLGWKQQKEIIEILNDCHIFMAPSVTASDGNQDAPVNTLKEAMAMGLPVISTRHGGIPELVQNGISGFLVPERDADAIATKLEFLIEHPEVWQSMGKAGREQVEAKYDMNKLNDELVAIYEQMLNEKLNRKTSIQNLQKLMHV